In Halomonas alkalicola, the following proteins share a genomic window:
- a CDS encoding AMP-binding protein, translating into MTRQHNPISYVSGISDTPLKGQTIGDCFDETVARFPDREALISLHQGLRYTWAELQAAVDQAARALLALGVTKGDRVGIWSPNCAEWTITQFATAKIGAVLVNINPSYRTHELEYALKQSGASTLILQGKFKSSDYVATLAELAPELREGGPGTFKSAKLPELKRVVCLDADRALTGMFSWQSMLAHADEVSAEHLADVQGTLQFDDPINIQYTSGTTGAPKGATLSHHNILNNGFFVARTMALTEEDRMVIPVPLYHCFGMVMGNLGCVTHGATMIYPGDGFDPEATLRAVSEEKATTLYGVPTMFIAELELPNFESFDLSHLRTGIMAGSICPIEVMRKVIDRMNMKDVTICYGMTETSPVSFQTQTDAPLEKRVTTVGTIHPHLEVKLVSPETGAVVGRGETGELCTRGYSVMLGYWNNEEATAKAIDSAGWMHTGDLATMDDEGYVAIVGRIKDMIIRGGENIYPREIEDFLYTHPAISDVQVIGVPDEKYGEEVMAWVKLADGQQLDADGLKAFCKGKIAHYKVPRYVKFVDEFPMTVTGKIQKFKMREEATHELGLA; encoded by the coding sequence ATGACACGCCAACATAATCCGATCAGCTACGTCAGCGGCATCAGCGACACTCCCCTCAAGGGCCAGACCATCGGCGACTGCTTCGATGAGACGGTGGCCCGCTTCCCCGACCGCGAGGCCCTGATCAGCCTCCACCAGGGGCTTCGCTACACCTGGGCCGAGCTGCAGGCCGCCGTCGACCAGGCCGCCCGCGCCCTGCTGGCACTCGGCGTCACCAAGGGCGATCGCGTCGGCATCTGGTCACCCAACTGCGCCGAGTGGACCATCACCCAGTTCGCCACGGCGAAGATCGGCGCCGTGCTGGTCAACATCAACCCCAGCTACCGCACCCATGAGCTGGAGTACGCCCTCAAGCAGTCCGGCGCCTCCACGCTGATCCTGCAGGGCAAGTTCAAGAGCTCCGACTACGTGGCGACCCTGGCCGAGCTGGCGCCCGAGCTGCGCGAAGGCGGCCCCGGCACTTTCAAGAGCGCCAAGCTGCCCGAGCTCAAGCGGGTGGTCTGCCTGGACGCCGACCGGGCGCTGACCGGCATGTTCAGCTGGCAGTCGATGCTGGCCCACGCCGATGAGGTCTCCGCCGAGCACCTGGCCGACGTGCAGGGTACCCTGCAGTTCGACGACCCGATCAACATCCAGTACACCTCCGGGACCACCGGCGCGCCCAAGGGCGCCACCCTCTCCCACCACAACATCCTCAACAATGGCTTCTTCGTGGCGCGCACCATGGCGCTCACCGAGGAGGACCGCATGGTGATCCCGGTGCCGCTCTACCACTGCTTCGGCATGGTGATGGGCAACCTGGGCTGCGTGACCCACGGCGCCACCATGATCTACCCGGGCGACGGCTTCGACCCCGAGGCGACCCTGCGCGCGGTCTCCGAGGAGAAGGCCACCACCCTCTACGGCGTGCCCACCATGTTCATCGCCGAGCTGGAACTTCCCAACTTCGAGAGCTTCGACCTCTCCCACCTGCGCACCGGCATCATGGCGGGCTCCATCTGCCCCATCGAGGTGATGCGCAAGGTGATCGACCGCATGAACATGAAGGACGTCACCATCTGCTACGGCATGACCGAGACCAGCCCGGTAAGCTTCCAGACCCAGACCGACGCCCCGCTGGAGAAGCGCGTCACCACCGTGGGCACCATCCACCCCCACCTGGAGGTGAAGCTGGTGAGCCCGGAGACCGGTGCCGTGGTGGGCCGCGGCGAGACCGGCGAGCTCTGCACCCGCGGCTACAGCGTGATGCTGGGCTACTGGAACAACGAGGAGGCCACCGCCAAGGCGATCGACAGCGCCGGCTGGATGCATACCGGCGACCTCGCCACCATGGATGACGAGGGCTACGTGGCGATCGTGGGGCGCATCAAGGACATGATCATCCGCGGCGGCGAGAACATCTACCCACGCGAGATCGAGGACTTCCTCTACACCCACCCCGCCATCTCCGACGTCCAGGTGATCGGCGTGCCGGACGAGAAGTACGGCGAGGAGGTGATGGCCTGGGTGAAGCTGGCCGACGGCCAGCAGCTCGACGCCGACGGGCTCAAGGCATTCTGCAAGGGCAAGATCGCCCACTACAAGGTGCCGCGCTACGTGAAGTTCGTCGACGAGTTCCCGATGACCGTCACCGGCAAGATCCAGAAGTTCAAGATGCGCGAGGAAGCGACCCACGAACTCGGGCTGGCCTGA